A single region of the Chlamydia sp. genome encodes:
- a CDS encoding dicarboxylate/amino acid:cation symporter encodes MRQPLKLLFSQKKSNILLSSSIVFGLLLGWPDLPFVFSGAEIISAVFLKLLKLLSLPLVFFAIGSTITSIKNLRSMVAVVRSSLYYTFLTTVISASIALTLVVIVKPSIHQDGLTMNIETNSTGYFAVLSNTIPANVLEPFLESNVIAAAFLSVLLASFSLSLPEDERLFVRSAFNTFFSLLLSISKGILKTLPLATFSFSLLFIREMRTGDLEFTKFGRYLFCVITANCLQGLVVLPLLLKLKKISPIRTFRLMSRPLATAFFSKSSAATLPLTMEVSEENLHINPTISRFVFPLCSVINMNACAAFILITVLFIGASNGIIFSPLSMISWVFIATLAAIGNAGVPMGCYFLTSSLLSSMNIPLGLLGLILPAYALLDMLETFINVWSDCCVVSIINKKFLQNKELPFCPFPKK; translated from the coding sequence ATGCGCCAACCTTTGAAACTCTTATTTTCTCAAAAAAAGAGTAATATTCTACTTAGTTCCAGCATAGTGTTCGGACTTCTTCTCGGCTGGCCTGACCTCCCCTTTGTGTTTTCCGGTGCGGAAATCATCTCTGCTGTTTTTCTGAAGCTTTTAAAGCTTTTAAGCCTTCCTCTTGTATTTTTTGCCATAGGCTCAACGATTACTTCGATTAAAAACCTGCGCTCTATGGTTGCTGTTGTCAGATCCTCACTTTATTATACCTTTCTGACAACGGTCATCTCCGCTAGTATAGCACTAACCCTAGTTGTGATCGTTAAGCCCTCTATTCACCAGGATGGGCTCACCATGAATATAGAGACTAATTCGACAGGCTACTTTGCAGTTTTATCAAATACAATACCCGCGAACGTCTTAGAACCTTTTCTAGAAAGTAATGTAATTGCTGCTGCATTTTTGTCTGTTTTGCTAGCTTCATTTTCTTTGTCTCTTCCAGAAGATGAGCGGTTATTCGTCCGCAGTGCTTTTAACACCTTCTTCTCTCTGCTTCTTAGTATTTCTAAAGGCATTTTGAAAACACTACCTCTCGCCACCTTCTCTTTCTCTCTCCTTTTTATTAGAGAGATGCGTACGGGGGATTTAGAGTTTACCAAATTTGGGAGATATTTGTTTTGCGTAATTACAGCTAATTGCCTACAAGGACTAGTGGTCCTTCCTCTACTGCTGAAGTTAAAAAAAATTTCTCCAATCCGGACATTTCGACTTATGTCTCGTCCTTTAGCAACAGCTTTTTTTTCTAAATCTTCTGCAGCAACCTTGCCTTTGACCATGGAAGTTTCTGAGGAAAACCTACACATAAACCCGACTATTTCTCGCTTTGTCTTCCCTTTATGCTCCGTGATCAATATGAACGCTTGTGCCGCATTCATTCTAATAACAGTACTTTTTATTGGAGCATCTAACGGGATAATCTTTTCTCCTCTGTCCATGATCAGCTGGGTCTTCATAGCCACTCTAGCAGCGATAGGAAATGCAGGAGTTCCTATGGGATGTTACTTCTTAACATCGTCTTTGTTGTCCTCCATGAACATACCTCTAGGCCTTCTAGGCCTTATCCTTCCGGCCTATGCTTTGTTGGATATGCTGGAAACTTTTATCAACGTTTGGTCCGATTGTTGCGTTGTTTCCATAATAAATAAGAAATTCTTACAAAACAAAGAGCTCCCGTTTTGTCCTTTTCCAAAAAAATAA